tatacaaaaaatttcGCTTTAAACTTCTATCAGAATGACGAAAAGTTTTTTCTGTAATTGATGTATACATgatttcataaaaattatatgtatcCTTCAggtaattaaatatttttatatgtagaatgacaaaagtttataaattttttcttaacaaagataaaaatagatttatcaaaaaatattattttatttaatgtagataaatttaaaaatgattttttacatatataaaacaaaaattaatataagactttattttatagaaataaatgATTCAAACAGGAATCACTctaaaatgtaatttttaagaaaataagttttcttataaaataaaattttgttttataatattttctttatgttttgataaacaaaacatatataaaatatatttaatggaTCTTAGATGCATCTTAATGCATCTTTACacatacaaataataaattcaCTCAATTTTATgagatttatttttcaaaaagataaattCATAAACTTCATTAATCAATTTTGGACTATTTTTccttaaatgtaaaaatttttcatcatttgATACGATAAGAAACGATtgttttatctaaaaaaattaacgttaaatataattaatattctaCTGCaacatacttttttaatacatttttccTTCAAGATTTTAGAATGATAAGTATCAGCAAGTTCAAGAAAATCACAAACATTATCATTTGATATTTCATCCATAAGTATTTCTTCACACTTAAATTTAAGTAATttaatttcatatttatcagctaattttaataattttgtaaaatctTCTACACTAAGATTTTGTGGtagttttaaattataacaaaaataaaccATATATCCTACTTCTTCAATTGATGAATCAGAAATTACAATACAATTTGTTTTTGATTCTGATGTATTTTTGTTAGAAAACATGGCTTTAAACACAGGACTAAATAAAGTAAGTCGAAATTTAATGACCATAAGTTTTTTGTCACCACAAATAATTGTAcaatctaaaatatttttgaattttcGTTGGATTtctaaattatgaaaaaaatttgacaTACCTCCGTCCAATGTATCAGAAGTCATGCTactagaaataaaattatgctTATTTTCATTCAAAGCATATTTAATTTCTAAAAGTATAGTTAAAGAATCATTATCAAGTGTACTTTTATGTCCAGCTAAATTAAGGGCTGTaataaattcattatttGAAAGAACACAAATGTTTTCAAACTGTTTAACAGTGGAATTATTCATAGTAGttgatattgataatattccTGCTGTAACATTACTTTCAGCATTTTTTGAATTCAATCTTAAGCTTAGTTTTAGTTCTTCATGATAATTACCATCACTAAGATGAATTTCCCAAAATAAACCagacaaatttttatcttcGAATGgcaaactttttaaattcaaattCTTTAGGTAAACTTTtctaatttttgtaaaattgggaatctaaattaaaaaaaaagtttaataaataattaaatatcttACATTCCATGTTATGTTAAATTTGGCAATACCagaagaaatataataatgatttgAACATGAAGTTTGTGGAACAGAATCTGTCATATtgcaattttaaaatattgtcaaaatttgatttaaacAAGAAATTTACAAAGTTacatcatttatatataatcataTCAAAGTCTGCTTagatatttcaaaatattttgttttttttttctttcatttcAACAATACAAggaatcaaataaaaaataactttgtTGTTCATTCAGTAAAGAATACAAATTTTGTCAAAGTTCAAAAAATAGTAgttgattaaaatattttttatagaaaaaaaaaagattttattgtTACTTCATGCActatctaaaaatttataactttttaaacaaaCTACCACTTAGTTAATTGTTaactttgtttttattttaatataaatgaatatagCAAATGTTTGTGAAACTTATTTAGTTagtttttgatataaaaaaaatcaacaatttttattggCAATGAAGTTATtcttaaaagatttaaataattatacaaatGTGTGTATCGAACGTATTTTTCTATAGATCAGTTTTGTATTTGTCTTtcctataaaaattataaaaaatagttttatctttaccaataattattttttctaatttttcaaCATTTTAGCAAAAATAGGAGAGAATTAAagtttgtaaaaataatagaaaaaatgataaatgatttaaaaataaaagtatttttaaaaaatattttcaacaatttttatatattttttaataataacaataaaaaaattagtttattaatatttttctatttattatatattataatataataaaaaaaacaatacaAAGTTATCacaatcaattttttaataagatcAAAGTTGCTTTAagtaatgattaaaaatacaatatatattatttaatttacacTTTAGTTTTTTctctattttttaaaattagagtaaaaattaatatttatatattatactgatatattaatataaatttagttAACTAAAACAAAAactgttaataatttatcattaattttaaaagtaagtataattattttgttaaatctttttacattagattaaaaagaaaacaaaatatttagtcacaaaaaatttatttttttatgttgcatttattacattttattttaaaaaatacacttatttttatacatgatattttaaaattatttttaacatttaaatgattatttaaaacaatttattatgataaaacaaatatgtttattcagaaaaatatttatttattaaaaaacttaattttaaaatcattgacgtactaaaaattttttttgaaaatttgaatataagaaaatatttcttctaaactttttagttaatttatttttttttaattttattaaattcagTACATCAGTAATTCTAAAAGtgatacaatttttaaaatgctattaatttcattttacttcatataaatatctcttttttattttattaattttttaaaattctttatactaatttaaaatattttttattattgttataaaacaacataatgataaattttttcattgaattaaatatatgcatttttattaattcaataaaattccgtttaataaaatattttaaagaatttcataaaataataaattttccaTATTGAAGACTGATTACcttgttttaatttatttattattttataattaaatattttttaatataaaattaatttatatgtaacaaaaatttcataaacaaatatacaaaaaatttcGCTTTAAACTTCTATCAGAATGACGAAAAGTTTTTTCTGTAATTGATGTATACAtgatttcttaaaaattatatgtatcCTTCAggtaattaaatatttttatatgtagaatgacaaaagtttataaattttttcttaacaaagataaaaatagatttatcaaaaaatattattttatttaatgtagataaatttaaaaatgattttttacatatataaaacaaaaattaatataagactttattttatagaaataaatgATTCAAACAGGAATCACTCTAAAATGTAacttttaagaaaataagttttcttataaaataaaattttgttttataatattttctttatgttttgataaacaaaacatatataaaatatatttaatggaTCTTAGATGCATCTTAATGCATCTTTACacatacaaataataaattcaCTCAATTTTATgagatttatttttcaaaaagataaattCATAAACTTCATTAATCAATTTTGGACTATTTTTccttaaatgtaaaaatttttcatcatttgATACGATAAGAAACGATtgttttatctaaaaaaattaacgttaaatataattaatattctaCTGCaacatacttttttaatacatcTTTCCTTCAAGATTTTAGAATGATAAGTATCAGCAAGTTCAAGAAAATCACAAACATTATCATTTGATATTTCATCCATAAGTATTTCTTCACACTTAAATTTAAGTTCTTTAATGTCATATTTTTCAgccaattttaataattttgtaacaTCTTCTACACTAAGATTTTCTGGTAgttcaaaattataaagaaaattaaccATATTTTCTACTTCTTCAATTGATGAGTCAGAAATTGTAATACAATTTTCTTTAGATTCTGAtgtatttttgttaaaaaacaTGGCTTCAAACACAGGACTATGTAAAATAAGTAGAAATTTATTGACATTAAGTTTTTTGTCACCGCAAATAATTGTACAATCcgaaaattttttgaatttacGTTGGATTTCTgaattattaagaaaatttgaCATATCTTTGGTCATTGTAACAGAAGTTATGTTACTAggtttg
This Strongyloides ratti genome assembly S_ratti_ED321, chromosome : 2 DNA region includes the following protein-coding sequences:
- a CDS encoding Speckle-type POZ protein gives rise to the protein METMLTMNKKISYLNQILTIFYACDMTDSVTQSAYSNFCCTYFDTAKLNITWNIAAFTKIRKFHLDNLNLKSLPFEDNYFSNSFWEIHLSDNNYYGNLRLSLRLNSKNLEIIVTKTKLSISTIMNNTTIKHFDNICSFSNVANNICEFTERFGLKGHKSTLDNDYLTIFLKMEHILNENENYFKPSNITSVTMTKDMSNFLNNSEIQRKFKKFSDCTIICGDKKLNVNKFLLILHSPVFEAMFFNKNTSESKENCITISDSSIEEVENMVNFLYNFELPENLSVEDVTKLLKLAEKYDIKELKFKCEEILMDEISNDNVCDFLELADTYHSKILKERCIKKIKQSFLIVSNDEKFLHLRKNSPKLINEVYEFIFLKNKSHKIE
- a CDS encoding Speckle-type POZ protein, whose product is MTDSVPQTSCSNHYYISSGIAKFNITWNIPNFTKIRKVYLKNLNLKSLPFEDKNLSGLFWEIHLSDGNYHEELKLSLRLNSKNAESNVTAGILSISTTMNNSTVKQFENICVLSNNEFITALNLAGHKSTLDNDSLTILLEIKYALNENKHNFISSSMTSDTLDGDCTIICGDKKLMVIKFRLTLFSPVFKAMFSNKNTSESKTNCIVISDSSIEEVGYMVYFCYNLKLPQNLSVEDFTKLLKLADKYEIKLLKFKCEEILMDEISNDNVCDFLELADTYHSKILKEKCIKKIKQSFLIVSNDEKFLHLRKNSPKLINEVYEFIFLKNKSHKIE